From a single Gadus morhua chromosome 3, gadMor3.0, whole genome shotgun sequence genomic region:
- the wfs1a gene encoding wolframin, producing MDSLSPLDVDDIEQMSAVIPSNNKSSSESNAAPVPPTSTSPNPSHTACPEPHAVVADLPPATTMSPKAPAKRTFAAIAKKVIIQERFRKAEEEDAADEDDEEEPEEKELTLEQLEGKAQAGDARAQTQLGQHYLIIAEERDTELNNSLAVRWLLKAAKQGRRGAARLLQRCWIQNKGISPDNEDEVRRLSTESKFELAVRKAAMLMYWKLNPDRKPKVAMTELLENVSQVNNQPGVIPGPTTGQTQKILQSMVSNRSQDLVDLDDFVEITKQFAQGMAAPASPPRTVTQENKSKVFKQSPDPLPQPGRKTSKGSWGLAQGGMMLNSRRSGALIRAMALKSNFMMLQYPLHIVMEVKEHLVDWASRAGVLWLSTLIPTQHVNALIFFFIISNLTVDLFAFVIPLVVFYMSFISMIFCTLRVFQRSKMWENFSTLTALLTRFEPGLDVEQAESNFSWNNLEPHLYFILSVFFVIFSFPVADKIWIPCSELATVAIFFFVISYLSLSPAAATYARRAMVIEVASSLCYLTRFLPEKMAIRILGRTFATLPLGESVVLKLSLPCLLYVYLFYLFFSMARSRGFRGSYCFLVPYLVCFLWWEFSVVLLQNSSAIGLIRTCVAYFLLLFALPVLAFGLALMLLIQMAKWFLELELTKMVVTLALCAVPVTLRLWTRFSLSILDVLRSLTHGGVVKVLLFCVSMVILFFWMYVYHSEGLKVYNSTLTWDKYSDLCGPPAWQSRGMAQTQMFCSHLEGHRVTWNGRFKQIRLADLENGPQSFINILPVFMGDWLRCLYGEAYPKCETRNATLVNATLVNSTLPLEGSPLMLRMQEEAELCQIKAVAKHSCHVKRFDSFLFEVTVGKIVGEGGGAEDPGQDIKLTASHEFKQVLLNLEPGNVVEFSTKLEGSLGAKAPAFELKAIHCLDCVASPLAGGRQVKLERNWRRNTLEALKFAFDFFFSPLLFAKINV from the exons ATGGATTCCCTTTCACCTTTAGACGTTGACGACATTGAACAAATGTCTGCCGTTATTCCATCCAACAACAAATCGTCTTCTGAGTCTAATGCAGCCCCCGTCCCGCCGACATCTACCTCCCCAAATCCTAGCCACACCGCTTGTCCTGAACCTCATGCAGTCGTTGCTGACCTCCCTCCTGCAACCACCATGTCACCTAAAGCCCCCGCCAAACGCACATTCGCTGCCATTGCCAAAAAGGTGATCATCCAAGAGAGATTCaggaaggcagaggaggaggatgcagCAGATGAAGACGATG AGGAAGAGCCAGAGGAGAAGGAGTTAACTTTGGAGCAGCTGGAGGGGAAAGCACAAGCTGGAGATGCCCGAGCTCAGACCCAG TTGGGTCAACATTACCTGATTATAGCCGAGGAGAGGGACACAGAACTTAACAACAGTCTTGCAGTGAGGTGGTTACTGAAAGCCGCCAAGCAGGGAAGAAGAGGGGCAGCTCGTCTTCTTCAGCGCTGCTGGATCCAAAAtaaag GCATCAGCCCAGACAACGAGGATGAAGTGCGTAGGCTGTCCACAGAGAGTAAGTTTGAGCTGGCCGTGCGTAAGGCAGCCATGTTGATGTACTGGAAGCTTAACCCAGACAGGAAACCAAAGGTGGCCATGACTGAGCTGCTGGAAAACGTCAGTCAAGTCAACAACCAGCCAG GTGTCATCCCTGGACCAACCACAGGCCAGACCCAAAAGATCTTACAGAGCATGGTCAGCAACAGGT CTCAGGATCTGGTGGACCTGGATGACTTTGTTGAGATCACTAAGCAGTTTGCCCAGGGCATGGCCGCCCCAGCCTCCCCTCCCCGCACCGTGACGCAGGAGAACAAGAGCAAG gtgtttaAGCAGAGCCCAGACCCACTCCCACAACCAGGAAGGAAGACATCTAAGGGTTCCTGGGGCCTGGCCCAGGGAGGGATGATGCTGAACTCTAGGCGCAGCGGAGCCCTGATTAGAGCCATGGCCTTAAAGTCAAACTTCATG ATGCTCCAGTACCCCCTCCACATTGtgatggaggtgaaggagcACCTGGTGGACTGGGCGTCGCGAGCTGGTGTCCTGTGGCTCAGCACACTCATCCCCACGCAGCACGTCAACgccctcatcttcttcttcatcatcagtAATCTGACAGTGGACCTGTTCGCCTTCGTAATCCCCCTGGTCGTCTTCTATATGTCCTTCATCTCCATGATCTTCTGCACTCTGCGCGTTTTCCAAAGAAGCAAG ATGTGGGAGAACTTCAGTACCCTCACCGCCCTCCTTACACGCTTTGAGCCGGGGCTGGACGTGGAACAGGCCGAGAGCAACTTCAGCTGGAACAATCTAGAACCACACCTGTACTTCATCCTCTCCGTCTTCTTCGTCATTTTCTCCTTCCCTGTAGCAGACAAGATCTGGATCCCCTGTTCAGAGCTGGCCACCGTGGCCATCTTCTTCTTCGTCATCAGTTACTTGAGCCTGAGCCCTGCTGCGGCCACCTACGCACGGCGGGCCATGGTcatagag GTGGCGTCATCTCTGTGTTACCTGACTCGCTTCCTTCCAGAAAAGATGGCCATTCGCATTTTGGGGCGCACCTTTGCTACTCTGCCACTAGGGGAGTCTGTGGTGCTGAAGCTCAGTCTGCCCTGCCTGCTATATGTTTATCTATTCTACCTGTTCTTCAG CATGGCGCGGAGCCGTGGTTTCCGGGGCAGCTACTGCTTCCTGGTGCCCTACCTGGTGTGCTTCCTGTGGTGGGAGTTCTCTGTGGTGCTGCTCCAGAACTCCTCCGCCATCGGTCTGATCCGAACCTGCGTGGCCTACTTCCTCCTGCTATTCGCCCTGCCTGTGCTGGCCTTCGGCCTGGCCCTGATGCTGCTCATCCAGATGGCCAAGTGGttcctggagctggagctgacCAAGATGGTGGTGACGCTGGCCCTGTGCGCCGTGCCTGTCACCCTGCGGCTCTGGACGCGCTTCAGTCTCTCCATCCTGGACGTCCTGCGCTCGCTGACGCACGGCGGCGTCGTCAAGGTCCTGCTCTTCTGCGTCTCCATGGTGATCCTCTTCTTCTGGATGTATGTCTACCATTCAGAGGGCTTGAAGGTGTACAACTCCACTCTGACCTGGGACAAGTACAGCGACCTGTGCGGGCCTCCCGCCTGGCAGAGCAGAGGCATGGCCCAGACCCAGATGTTCTGCAGCCATCTCGAGGGCCACCGGGTCACCTGGAACGGCCGCTTCAAGCAGATCCGCCTGGCCGACCTGGAGAACGGACCCCAGTCATTCATCAACATCCTTCCCGTGTTCATGGGGGACTGGCTGCGCTGCCTCTACGGCGAGGCGTACCCCAAGTGTGAGACAAGGAACGCCACACTGGTTAACGCAACACTGGTCAACTCCACGCTGCCACTGGAAGGGTCGCCGTTGATGTTACGCATGCAGGAAGAGGCGGAGCTCTGTCAAATCAAGGCCGTGGCCAAGCACTCGTGTCACGTCAAGCGCTTCGACAGCTTCCTGTTCGAGGTGACAGTGGGGAAGATCGTGGGCGAGGGAGGCGGGGCGGAGGACCCGGGCCAGGACATCAAACTGACGGCCAGTCACGAGTTCAAGCAGGTCCTCCTCAACCTGGAGCCTGGGAACGTTGTGGAGTTCAGCACCAAGCTGGAGGGCAGCTTAGGGGCCAAGGCTCCCGCCTTTGAGCTGAAGGCGATCCACTGTCTGGATTGCGTGGCCTCGCCTCTGGCTGGAGGGAGGCAGGTGAAGCTCGAGAGGAACTGGAGACGGAACACGCTTGAAGCCTTGAAGTTTGCTTTTGATTTTTTCTTTTCACCATTATTGTTTGCCAAAATCAATGTCTGA